One part of the Tachysurus fulvidraco isolate hzauxx_2018 chromosome 23, HZAU_PFXX_2.0, whole genome shotgun sequence genome encodes these proteins:
- the LOC113638423 gene encoding uncharacterized protein LOC113638423 — MEVAMLSCNTTAIKDWSFFLSHILPLVNRSAGLVHRGVEEAEAVTVAVVTVALEPASRAPPDSNHTEHVYQYSYSEGDVLVHGGREPPDREPIPLPKAVLYLLMAALVVVLVAYAIVGHLVKDLLHEFVEWVFGLRSANRRSKSDVSCITAGGSEMNELPRLLDTNYAAHNHSGCSSAVKPEELVVNIDEPLHHPAPPHTAHSSRSHTLHHFDLILHRKDGGSESEEGKFTVRK; from the exons ATGGAAGTCGCCATGTTGTCGTGCAACACCACAGCGATCAAAGACTGGAGCTTCTTCCTGTCTCACATCCTGCCGCTTGTCAACCGGTCGGCTGGGCTCGTGCACCGCGGCGTGGAGGAGGCGGAGGCGGTCACAGTGGCCGTGGTGACCGTAGCGCTCGAGCCAGCCAGCCGCGCGCCCCCGGACTCCAACCACACGGAGCACGTGTACCAGTACTCGTACTCGGAAGGTGATGTGCTTGTGCACGGTGGGCGCGAGCCACCCGACCGGGAGCCCATTCCGCTGCCAAAAGCCGTGCTGTACCTACTGATGGCGGCGCTGGTAGTGGTGCTGGTGGCCTACGCCATAGTGGGGCATCTGGTCAAAGATCTGCTGCACGAGTTTGTTG AGTGGGTGTTTGGGCTTCGTTCGGCGAACCGCAGAAGTAAAAGCGACGTGAGCTGCATCACGGCCGGCGGCAGCGAGATGAACGAACTCCCACGGCTGCTGGACACAAACTACGCTGCCCACAATCACTCAGGCTGCTCCAGCGCTGTGAAGCCTGAAGAACTGGTGGTGAACATCGATGAACCTTTACACCACCCTGCTCCACCTCACACCGCTCACagctctcgctcacacacactccaccattTCGATTTGATCCTTCACCGTAAAGATGGAGGGAGCGAGAGTGAGGAGGGGAAATTTACTGTGAGGAAATAA